Proteins from a single region of Starkeya sp. ORNL1:
- a CDS encoding amino acid ABC transporter substrate-binding protein, producing MGFNQGITRRAAVAALASGLAVASIPAFAQSNAAPIRIGMGIALSGGLAAFGKSALLAMQLWAEDVNAKGGLLGRKVELVYYDDQSTPATVPGIYAKLIDVDKVDLVVSGYATNQIVAAMPTVMQKKKVFMTLFGLAANDKFKYGRYFQMQPNGPDAQAEFSKGFIQAALSMDPKPKTIAIVGGDAEFPAIATAGARDNAKAAGLKVVYDRTYPPNTIEFASVVRAIKASNPDVVFVASYPPDSAGMVRAVREVGLDVKMFGGGMIGLQSAALKSQLGAALNGVVAYDLYAPEPTMKFPGVEDFLVRYRKEAEKQGVDPLGFYIAPLAYAELQILGQAVEATKSLDDAKLADYIHQTSFNTIGGEIKFQDRGEWAEPRILWVQYQGIVGNDLGQFKEAGKQVIIYPDKFKSGNLKYPFGALARPAP from the coding sequence ATGGGGTTCAATCAGGGTATCACCCGCCGTGCGGCCGTTGCCGCCCTGGCGTCGGGGCTGGCGGTCGCCAGCATTCCCGCCTTCGCGCAATCCAATGCTGCGCCGATCCGCATCGGCATGGGCATCGCGCTGTCCGGCGGGCTCGCCGCCTTCGGCAAGTCGGCGCTGCTCGCCATGCAGCTCTGGGCGGAGGATGTGAACGCCAAGGGCGGCCTGCTCGGGCGCAAGGTCGAGCTGGTCTATTATGACGACCAGAGCACGCCGGCGACCGTGCCGGGCATCTATGCCAAGCTGATCGATGTCGACAAGGTCGACCTGGTGGTGTCGGGCTATGCCACCAACCAGATCGTCGCCGCCATGCCCACCGTGATGCAGAAGAAGAAGGTCTTCATGACCCTCTTCGGGCTCGCCGCGAACGACAAGTTCAAGTATGGCCGCTATTTCCAGATGCAGCCCAATGGCCCGGACGCGCAGGCCGAATTCTCCAAGGGCTTCATCCAGGCGGCGCTGTCGATGGATCCGAAGCCGAAGACCATCGCCATCGTCGGGGGCGACGCCGAGTTCCCCGCCATCGCCACCGCCGGCGCGCGCGACAACGCCAAGGCGGCCGGCCTCAAGGTGGTCTATGACCGCACCTATCCACCCAACACCATCGAGTTCGCCTCGGTGGTGCGGGCGATCAAGGCGAGCAATCCCGACGTAGTGTTCGTCGCGTCCTATCCGCCGGACTCCGCCGGCATGGTCCGCGCGGTGCGCGAGGTCGGGCTCGACGTGAAGATGTTCGGCGGCGGCATGATCGGCCTGCAATCCGCCGCCCTGAAGAGCCAGCTCGGCGCCGCGCTCAATGGCGTGGTCGCCTATGACCTCTATGCCCCCGAGCCGACCATGAAATTCCCCGGCGTCGAGGATTTCCTGGTGCGCTACCGGAAGGAAGCGGAGAAGCAGGGCGTCGATCCGCTCGGCTTCTACATCGCGCCGCTCGCCTATGCCGAATTGCAGATCCTCGGCCAGGCAGTGGAGGCGACCAAGTCGCTCGATGACGCCAAGCTGGCGGACTACATCCACCAGACGTCGTTCAATACCATTGGCGGCGAGATAAAGTTCCAGGATCGCGGCGAATGGGCCGAGCCGCGCATCCTCTGGGTGCAGTACCAGGGCATCGTCGGCAACGACCTCGGGCAATTCAAGGAAGCCGGCAAACAGGTCATCATCTATCCGGACAAGTTCAAGTCCGGGAACCTGAAGTATCCGTTCGGCGCGCTGGCGAGGCCCGCTCCGTGA
- a CDS encoding TetR/AcrR family transcriptional regulator, which yields MKKPIKTDADAASPRRKAGAPPAPAPRRRPRTRLDPGVRARMILDAAVEFFAEHGFEAQTKELAQRIGVSQGLIFRYFGTKQNLVEQVYEKVFLQRWSPSWEAGLKDRSVPFPKRLENFYLSYFDAVDEYHWIRVSLYASLAGHDIIARYIQTRVNVLLEIIVRELRVYRGLEDDVIDPLEFELAWHLHSTFIYFLVRKYIHRLPVMEDKPALVARIVASFLNEFQPPASSPGKTGRRRMSVG from the coding sequence GTGAAGAAGCCGATCAAGACCGACGCAGACGCCGCTTCGCCGCGCAGGAAGGCCGGCGCGCCACCCGCGCCTGCGCCGCGCCGCAGGCCCCGCACGCGGCTCGACCCCGGCGTGCGCGCCCGCATGATCCTCGACGCCGCGGTGGAGTTCTTCGCCGAGCATGGCTTCGAGGCGCAGACCAAGGAACTAGCCCAGCGCATCGGGGTGTCGCAGGGTCTGATCTTCCGCTATTTCGGCACCAAGCAGAATCTGGTCGAGCAGGTCTATGAGAAGGTGTTCCTGCAGCGCTGGTCGCCGTCATGGGAAGCCGGGCTGAAGGACCGCAGCGTCCCCTTCCCCAAGCGCCTGGAGAATTTCTACCTGTCCTATTTTGATGCTGTGGACGAGTATCATTGGATACGCGTCTCGCTCTATGCCAGCCTCGCCGGCCACGACATCATCGCCCGCTACATCCAGACCCGTGTCAATGTCCTGCTGGAGATCATCGTGCGGGAGCTGCGCGTCTATCGCGGACTCGAGGATGACGTGATCGACCCGCTCGAATTCGAGTTGGCGTGGCACCTGCATTCCACCTTCATCTATTTCCTGGTGCGCAAATACATTCATCGCCTGCCGGTGATGGAGGACAAGCCGGCCCTGGTGGCGCGCATCGTCGCCAGCTTCCTGAATGAATTCCAGCCGCCAGCATCTTCGCCCGGCAAGACAGGCCGCCGACGGATGTCCGTCGGCTAG
- a CDS encoding cupin domain-containing protein, with protein MVKPVMNLDEVEFDDVEENGIYTSSRATISDHIGARNLGYNLTVLPPGKVQCPFHCHHGEEEMFFILEGEGELRFGDKRFPLRRHDIIACPPGGPEVAHQIINTGTTTMRYLALSTLVEVEACEYPDSGKVLIVAGKRGKPTLRKMVRAENTVDYYDRENT; from the coding sequence ATGGTGAAGCCAGTCATGAACCTGGACGAGGTCGAGTTCGACGACGTCGAGGAGAACGGCATCTATACGTCGAGCCGGGCGACGATCAGCGACCATATCGGCGCGAGAAACCTTGGATACAATTTGACCGTCCTGCCGCCGGGCAAGGTTCAGTGCCCGTTCCACTGCCACCATGGCGAAGAGGAAATGTTCTTCATCCTCGAGGGCGAGGGCGAACTCCGCTTCGGCGACAAGCGCTTTCCGCTGCGCCGGCACGACATCATTGCCTGCCCGCCCGGCGGCCCGGAGGTCGCGCACCAGATCATCAACACCGGTACCACGACGATGCGCTACCTCGCACTGTCGACGCTGGTCGAGGTCGAGGCATGCGAATACCCGGATTCCGGCAAGGTGCTGATTGTCGCCGGCAAACGAGGGAAGCCGACACTCCGGAAAATGGTGCGCGCCGAGAACACGGTCGATTACTACGACCGCGAGAACACGTGA
- a CDS encoding branched-chain amino acid ABC transporter permease — MEFSWDLLLNAVASGIMLGGFYAAVALGVTIAFGMLDIVNIAHPAFVVLGSFLAFLSINTLGVDPFLSAPVFAIGGFLFGRLFYRVYYHFFERRGDDSLQGLAFFFGIMFIVEISLVLTFGVDYRLIDLPYLATTYEIGAVQIPLRLAVPCIAGVAMLLGVQLYLSRSFTGRAILAVAQDPEAVRLIGASPVKTKEIAFGIAVGTAIVAGVLLILIQSVEPSIGREFIGRAFAICVLGGMTSLPGTLIAAMILGIAETMTSTFFGPSWSPAVAFGVLLLTLAFRPAGILGR, encoded by the coding sequence ATGGAATTCAGCTGGGACCTGCTGCTGAATGCGGTGGCCTCCGGGATCATGCTCGGCGGCTTCTATGCCGCCGTGGCGCTCGGCGTGACCATCGCCTTCGGCATGCTGGACATCGTCAATATCGCCCATCCCGCCTTCGTCGTGCTCGGCTCGTTCCTGGCCTTCCTCAGCATCAATACCCTCGGTGTCGACCCCTTCCTGTCAGCGCCTGTGTTCGCGATCGGCGGCTTCCTGTTCGGCCGGTTGTTCTACCGGGTTTACTATCATTTCTTCGAACGGCGCGGCGACGATTCGCTGCAAGGGCTGGCGTTCTTCTTCGGCATCATGTTCATCGTCGAGATCAGCCTGGTGCTGACCTTCGGCGTCGACTACCGGCTGATCGACCTGCCTTATCTTGCCACGACCTACGAGATCGGCGCCGTCCAGATCCCGCTGCGCCTCGCCGTGCCCTGCATCGCCGGCGTCGCCATGCTGCTTGGCGTACAGCTTTATCTCTCCAGGAGCTTCACCGGCCGCGCCATCCTCGCGGTGGCGCAGGATCCGGAGGCGGTGCGGCTCATCGGCGCCAGCCCTGTGAAGACCAAGGAGATTGCCTTCGGCATCGCGGTCGGAACCGCCATCGTCGCCGGCGTGCTGCTGATCCTCATCCAGTCGGTGGAGCCGTCGATCGGGCGCGAATTCATCGGCCGCGCCTTTGCCATCTGCGTGCTGGGAGGCATGACCAGCCTGCCGGGAACGCTGATCGCGGCGATGATCCTCGGCATCGCCGAGACCATGACCTCGACCTTCTTCGGCCCGTCCTGGTCGCCGGCGGTGGC